The region TACTACACTTAAATGTGCTCTTCTTCCCAGAATGTGCTTTTGGGTCCTTCGGTGTACAAATTGAAGGGTGTTTTGCAAGGTTATTTATATCCAAGGAACATCCAGCCATTGATGGACCTTGTCCTCCCTGTATTAGAAGGCAGGTTAGCTGAAGCCCACGGGCATAAGCCTGAGAATTGAGGGTCTATTTGTGGGAAAAGATTATCTTCAGGAAGGAGGATGAGCCAGGGGTTTTAAGAAACTTTGATCCGAAAGGTGATGTCCCTTGTGTTGAAGGGTGGTGTTAGAACTACAGAAGGTTTCCTATCTTCCTGCTCTAGACTACTTCTCTTGACTTATACTacccagtatggtagccactagtttaattaattaaagttaaatgtacTCAGTTGCACTAGCCATGCTTACAGAGCCCCTTGGCCACACACACAACAGGATGGGCTGCACAGATTTGTCCCTCACGGCAGAAGGTTCACCTGGATCGTGCTGCCCTGGGTGCGCTGGGTGAGAAGCTCCTGCTGGTAGCCCTAGAGGCTGACCTTCCTTCTTGTCTTTCGGCAGCTGACCAAGAATGGGACAGTGGAGTCGGTGGAGGCCGACGGCCTGACACTGGATGATGTTTCAGATGAAGATATTGATGTGGAAAATGTGGAGGTGGATGATTACTTcttcctgcagcccctgcccaccAAACGGCGACGGGCCCTGCTGAGAGCTTCTGGGGTCCACCGCATTGATGCTGAAGAGAAGCAAGAACTTCGAGCCATCCGCCTGTCACGGGAAGAGTGTGGTTGTGACTGTCGACTGTACTGTGACCCGGAAGCGTGTGCCTGTAGCCAGGCTGGGATTAAATGCCAGGTCAGTCCAGCTGGCCTGAGACGGTCCGTCTACACTAGTGTCAGGGGCTGGGGTGTGGGCGCCTGTGAACATGGGAGGTGGCCATGCACAGGTGGACTTGCCATGACTGAACACTCCCCAGTTCTGCAACCTTCCTCCGCCAACAAAGAAAACAAGTATGACAGGATTCTTAGGCTGTGGAGAGAGCGATGGGTATCTTTTTTTCTGTGCTCTCACCTCAGAGGTGACAGAAGCAGTCGTCTGCACATGGAGGATGAGGGGTTAGAAGTCTAACATGTAGTAGTTGTTTCTGTATTGACTGATTCCTTGACATAAATGGGAGCAGAGAACTGAGGTAGGCCTTTTAGGTTTTATCCGGCCCTTATTCACAGTACCTCTACCTCTACTCCAGTTTTGTAAAATTGAGAATAGTTCTCAGAATCTGTAATTCAGGAGCAGACTTGAGCTGGAAGAGCTTTAATCCACGGTGTCCTAACGCACAGAAGGCATCATCCCCCGATGGCCTTCTGACAAGGGGCGGTTTGGAAGACACATCTCAATTGAAAAGGGCAGTACCATCCCAAAGAATGAATTTTATCTAGAACTTGCATACTGAGGCTATGGGGACTGAGTCCTTGTGGTTAAATTTATCCTAACCaaccttttctttcttaatttcagGTTGGTATCAAATAGCTATAGCAGGTCTGGCCAGATAACGCTTCTGAGACTTAAGTCCCACAACGAATCAGTCTGAGGACAGTCCTAAGAAATGGACTGTTCCTAATAACTAGGAGGGAGAGTTCTAGAAGTTGATGGCATAGGAAGTCAATGTGTATCTGTACCTATCTGTCTACTCacgtttttaattttatttttggtatatgtgaattttgtggggtttttttttcttttttgggactCAAAAGGGAGATAAAGAGGTAGAAAGCATCTCCTTTCCAGATACCCCTGGTCTGTAAGTTCATTACCTTGATAACTGCTTCCCAACCAAATTGGTCAACCCACAGAGGGAAATGAAGCAGGTAGTGAAGAGCTGGCCATTGTTTTGTTTGAACCTTCCTTACAGCATCTTAGCAGGCAAAGGTTACTCTCGCCTAGTTGCCCCAGCATGTATTGCTTTGGACGAGCTAGATCTGCTGCCCCCTTTCCCATGCCTGTCATCAAGGAACGCATCAAAGAAGGCTTACTGgccttctgttttcttaatacagcAGGTAAGTTCTAGAAAAGTCTCTGAGGtacatacatttcttttctctgagaactgtcAGCATTCAGAGTGGAATCTCTGGACTTTTAACTGGAAAGGCCCTTTGGCCTGATCGTTGTCTACTTTTTGTTTAGAAGAGGAAACAAAGCCCTAGAGAGAGAAATGACTTTCTTGAGGTCACACAACTAATTAATGGCTGCGCTGGAATTGAAATGCAAGTGGCCTGAAGACTCCCACCTAGAGCTCTGTTAGCTGATGCTGCAGGTCATGTTTTGAATTGGTGGTTCTCTTGTAAGAAGCCCTCAGACCCCAGCTCCCTGTGTTCGCCAGCTAATGTCTCCTATCTCACCTGACCTCAACCTCCTTGTCTCCTCCTTAGGTGGATCGCATGTCCTTCCCATGTGGCTGCTCCCGGGATGGCTGTGGGAACATGGCTGGACGCATTGAATTCAATCCAATTCGGGTCCGGACTCATTACCTCCACACCATCATGAAGCTGGAGCTGGAGAGCAAGCGGCAGGTGAGCCGCCCACCAGCGCCGGACGAGGAGCCCTCCCCCACTGCCAGCTGCAGCCTGGCCGCAGCCCAGGGCTCGGAGACACAGGACTTCCAGGAGTTCATTGCTGAGAATGAGACGGCAGTGATGCACCTGCAGAGCGCGGAGGAACTGGAGCGGCTCAAGGCGGAGGAGGACTCCAGCGGCTCCAGTGCCAGCCTGGACTCCAGCATAGAGAGCCTGGGCGTGTGCATCCTGGAGGAGCCCCTGGCTGTCCCCGAAGAGCTGTGCCCAGGCCTCACGGCCCCCATTCTCATCCAGGCTCAGCTGCCCCCAGGCTCCTCCGTGCTGTGTTTTGCCGAGAACTCAGACCACCCAGCCGCCTCCACAGTGAACAACGCATCCTACTTGAACAGTGGGCCCCTAGTCTATTACCAGGTGGAGCAGAGGCCAGTCCTGGGGGTGAAAGGAGAGCCTGATACAGAAGAAgtcccatcctctttccccaaGGAGAAGGATCTGAATGTCTTCTCTCTCCCTGTTACCTCACTGGTGGCTTGTAGCCCAACAGACCCGGCTGCCCTCTGTAAATCAGAGGTGGGGAAAACATCCACTCTAGAAGCACTAGTGCCCGAAGATTGTAACCCCGAGGAGCCTGGGAATGAAGACTTCCGTCCCTCCTGgtccccctccagcctccccttccGCACGGACAATGAAGAGGGCTGTGTGGTGGAGAAGACCGCACAGCGGAGTGAGGACCGGCCCCCCGAAGAGCcttccccagagctccctctggcAGTGTGACACGGGGATGGAGATTCTGCCTCTCACCCAGTCTCTATTTATTCCCTTATTTTATCTAACACCATTTCAAAACAAAACTGTAGAAGCAGCTGCTGCTCCCTTGTTATTTTATTGGGGTCTCTGGGGATTGGGTGGGAAAGGATTGTTTgtacaagtattttttaaagggcAAACAGAACCAAGGAGACCAGCCCCAGCTCAATCTGGGGCTACAGTCGGGGCAGAGGAGGCTGCATACTGAGCTTGCTGGGCCACCGGAACAAAGAACGAGGATCTCACAGGAGAAGCTGGGTAATTCAAGCAGCTATTCATGTAGGGACCAGAACACAGCAATTTGAACAGCATGGCAaagcccctccccctctcctgaGCTCCAGGTGGGGTACAGGCTCATTTTCCTCAGTGGTTACTCTGATCCCCCATCTTGGTGTATCATAATAGTACAGTTGAAATGTCACCTGGTCGAATCCAGAGAAGAGGGGGTGGAAGGGTCTCTGCTTCTGTACAAAACCTCCAGGATTTATAAAAATTTGACCTGCCTTTCCTGGCCccctgtttggtaaataagttaatatttgaCATGTTTGGTGTTCTCTGACCTGCTCCCCACACTGGGGATTCCTGGTCTGTAACTTGAATTGTTTCTTTCACATGTTCTTAGGTACTAGAGTTAACCTCGTCTATTTGtctcccccgcctcccccccccaccaccacctccatcctTTTTCCTTTGAAGGGAAAGAGCCAGACCGGCTGGGGACGCGGTATAAAGAGCCTGAGTCTTCTCTACGCGTCTAACCCTCGCTCTGTCAGGCCGCTTTAGTCTGGGGCTCACACATCCCATGGGAGGCCTGTATGAAGCATTAACTATGTCCAAAGGAGGCAGCAGGAACAGGCTGCTGTCTGGGAAGAAGATGGCTTCGTTCATGCCACGGTTGCTTTTCCACCCacgttttttccccccactttggGAGATTTGAGCTTTAAAGGAATGTAGGATGTGGCAGTCTAAAGTCACCAACtagtttttattcctttttttctgtatctaccCTAATGGTCCTTCTTAGATACACAGGGTATTCTTACAATATTCAGCCCCAAGAACTGCAAGTGTTTATTGAATCCCTCCATCTTGGTATATAAAAATTGGAAGCTAAACCAGTTCTTAAACACTACATACAACTCCCAGGTTCTAAAGAAATCAGGTTTTGACTATAACCTTTGAAGGGCTATAAAGTAGGACTCAAATTCAATTGGCACCTGAACTGGAGAGGATACAGTTCCAGTTCCTCTTATGCCCAGCATATATTCCAGGATAAACTCCTTTGAACAGCACTGAATTCTTTTCTATCAGCAAAGGTATCTTTGCCTCTGTTTTAAAAGGGAGGCAGTAGGGAGCAAAACACTACTTTAGCGTCCTTTCCCCATGCTTCACTTCTGGCGTGGTTCAGTaaccaggaaaaaacaaataaattttttttttggtggaggagaTAACTGTTCCTACTTAACTTGCTCATGAAGCCTTTTCTTGTGGGACATTAAGGCCCTGGTGTCGGAAAGCAACTTCCATGTATGTCACAGCAGCGTTTCACCTATCAAAGCTAAACTGAGCCTGAAAGGCCTTGTATTTAACACCAATACATCTTTTAACTCATTCTGCCTCTCCTGTTCGTTCCTGTTTTTGCCTGGTTTTAGATTTGGAGGGGAATTACTAAGTCATAGGTCTTTATCTCTCCCCATCCTCTGGCCTCACAAAATAATTTGAGTCTTAAGTACCTGAGATCCAGGTTTGGGCAACACTCCCGCACCTTCGTGGTTCCCTCAAATATAAGACTAAAGCGTAACTGGGAATTTGACTCTACGGAGAAGAATCTGTCTGGAAGTCTGTGTTGGAAGGGGAGGGTAAGCGCTATACATGCCCTCCTCAGGAAGGCCGGCCTAAGCTGAGACGTGGCCTCCAGCTGTTCAGTAAGACACACATTTGGGATCAGACCAAGAATCTGAATCTAATGAAACTCATTGTCAACCCCCCAAGATAACTTTTCTGAAAAACTAGTTCCTTAATATAAGTCCATCCCTTCACTGACTGAGATTCTGACTCGCCTATCCCAAGCTGCTAAAtgctaaatattaacatttagcATTTACTGTCTTGTCAAGCAAAAGGCCTTTTCTACAACCTAGTCCCAACCTAGTCTGGTGCTACCTGAGTTGGACAGAACTATAGCTCATGGTTGCTAGAAAATCTAGGCCGCTgatcacagaagcagagagcttCAGTCCTGCTTAGTCGAGGCCTAGATGAAAGAAATGCTCATTATTACAGCTCCTATTATTTTCCAATTTCCTTTCTCACATTCTGTACACAGGTAGTATTTTCAATGTGAATCCAAAGCTTGTCtggttctgaaaaaaaattttttttttgccttttaggtCCTTTACATTGTGATAATGTTGTATTTAAAGagaatatttaaatgtaatattaaagaaatattcaaaagaatgGTGTGTTATTCTTTATCTTGGCAGACCACAATTCAGTTACTTGTTAGAGAAAGGATGCTGCTTTCTCTAGCATTGTCTATAAAACTAATTAGGTCAGTTAAGGATTAATCTTAACAATAGGAACGTTTTCTGGTGGAAAATAGAACATTCTCTTTGGAGCGTCAAGAGCTTGACTTGTATCATATGCCCTTATGGACCTCTTCAGCTGAAGCAGGACTTGATCCTGGCCTGTTGGAGCTTTTCCCACCTGCAGTCCCTACTCTTGGGGCCCACAGTTTAGTTCcattactttatatataatatgaaatTTTCTATTCCTCGTTACCATCTTAAAATCCAGTAAGAGGATCAACTTCAAATCAGCTCCCTTGTAAACTCATCCCATAAGAAGGTTCTATTCCAACCAATTATCTCCCCATTAGTTAGGTTATGCCAGTCAGTCTTGTAAAAGGAGCCTTAGTAAAATGATTAGGGTATGCATAAGTAATTTCCAGCAACTGGCTTCAGGTAGTCTTTACTTGAGTTTATAAAGGGTGCTCCATGCATTTACAATAAGTTACTACAGGTCACTGATATACATAGACAAAACCTGACCCCAACTTACAATCTCAGTGTAGACCTCTCCTGGTCTCCGGGCTGGGCAGTAATTAGTACCTTACAGGATTGATCCATGGCCCAAAGAAGGCAGCCACTGTCAGTTACAGTCGGATTGCTGCAACACAGTGGAGGTAGCAAAGAGTTTAAGATCCACGAGGGCTGGAGCACTGCCCAGAAATTAAGACAAGGCGGGTGAAGGCTGTGAACACTTGGGGAAGGGCTCAAGAAGcacttgtatttccttttttccattaGGATGTACCCATAAGTTATTcactaaaacaaaacagaaacttaaGATGTTTAAAGGATTTGAAAAAAGGGGGACGTGGTTAGCCCAGTGaagggaacaaaaataaaattcctatttttGGTCATATTGGAAAGTGTTGAGGGGAGCACCAGAGCACATGCATGATGGAAGTGCTCCAGTTTAAGTAGTGCTGCTCCCCTCACCAGCCAGAAACTGTTGTGAACAAAAACAGCTGTAAATATGGCAGTGGGTAAGTCCTAGACCAAATGAGGATTCCCACCTGCAGCAAAAGCTCATTTCCTGGGATCTGAACTTAAAACATCACAGTAAAAGCCTAGTTCAGAGGCTGCTGCCAGCTCCAGCAAATTCGGAGGAAGCTGGGATGACACCTCACGTGCGCCACCCTGggaagagactttctttcagtTTCAGCTCCCACGTGGGCACCGCGCTGTGAAGCCTGTGACACccgcccctctccctcccacacaccTAACAGTGCACACAGACTCTTTGCTGACAAGTGCTGTTTGGTCCCACGCTGCTGTGCTCTGTGACTACAGGACAATGCCATCCGCTCCGTGTTCGCTCAGCGACTTGTCCCAATGTAGTTGGTGGAAAGCAGGACCACGTTGTGTAGCAAGAGGGACAGCTCAGCTTCTGAAAACACCATCAGCATTAACGGTTTAGCCAGGGAACAATCTGCCTTCTAGCTATCTTGTTATGCAGGCTTGATACCAGAGGCGGGAAGCCAAGTGCTGAGAGGTGTGACATTAAGGGGCCATTGTTCCCAAAGTTCCCCTGCTTCGCTCCAGTCCCTGCCTATAGgctttctttccttccactgTGTATTTATATCTACTCCTCCTCATTTCCTGATTCTCATGTGATGAGTAGGAAATTCAGAGATGGTAATGGTACTACACACCACTGTCActctttggaattttctggtAGAAGTTGGTCCTCAGTGGACTACACGTCTCAGCCCCAAGCAGATTAGGAGGCCCCCTGATATTCAGAGGCTTAGAGAATATCAAGGCCAAGCCAAAGGTTCCAAATAGGAGACCCACAGGCCTAACACCCACCCCCAGATACTTTTTGTTTCACCAactgagtgtttttgttttgaatgCCTTTTGACTAGCGCTTCTCAACTAGGACAATTCTGCTCCGCACCCTCCCTCTGAGTCATgtggcaatatctggagacatttttggttgtcagaaCTGGGTgaggggtgctactggcatctagtggatagaggccagggatgttgctaaacatcctataatgcacaggacagcctcccacaCAGAGCATCACTattgccaaggttgagaaactctgcttCAGACTAGCGCGGGCGCACTCTCATGCTCCCACAATCCCCAGTCCTCCCTCTTGTCTCAGTCCACCTCATTTCCTGCCTGGCCCCTGTAGGTAAGTGAGTTTGCGCCCTTTCAATCGGACATATATGTTAGATAAGGGTCTCACAGCACTTACTAACTCCAAAGTAATCTTAGACTAAAACACGAAAATGACTTGGATTTTAATGGCATAACCATAGGGATCTGTCTTACCTTTCAGGCTGCAGGAAATCTGCAGCCATTCTCCCAGCCAAGTTCGACACCTCTCTTCAGCAATATGGGTAGAATTCAGGCCACGAAGGTAACAAGCCTATTTCACTCAGAAGAGAAATGATCCTTCATTATCACAGAAGGGTATGCCAAGGAAGTAAAATCCCACAAATAATCCCAAATCCCTCTTAAGCTAAAAACCTCATCCCCACAAGAAAGCTTTCACCAAGGCAATATGAACTACGACAGACAAGATGACAAGCAAAAAGGCCTACACAATCTAAAACAGCAGATCTAAAGTGCAGTGTCCTTGGTTTTTCCAGGACCAGAAGAAAAGAATCATAAACCAAAATTACTGTGGGCCATTCCTTCCCACTAGTTAAATTCACTCAGAAAAAGGACACAGAAATGAGGTGAGAGGATAAAGAGCCTGGGCTCTGCTATAACAAGCAAGACAAGGAGCTCCCTGTAAGCTCCCAGCTGCCTGAGCTCAAAAGCCCACCAAGGATTGAGGGTTGATACTGCAGTTAAGCCCTTACCGACTTCACCTCCTGAGCAGTCAGCTGGCCAATCCCCAGCTTTGCCAAAGCTTTGTCCAGTTGGTGAATCACAGTGGTATGAGTCTTTAAACGGTGTCTCAACACGACAGGAGGCAGATGGGGTGTGAGAAGCATGGCTCGACTCAAGGCTTTCTGTGGCACAACAACACAGGGGGAGAAAATCAACACAGTGTTACTGCAGGTTAAGATCTGAAGTGAGGTGATGCTGTGGAGGAGAGAATGCCTTAAAGTGCTCACCATCTGCAAAGCATGGAGTTGATTCATGCCCAGAGGATGGTTAGAGAAACACTCTCTCAGAGCCAGGATATCATGTACTGCTGGGTGGGTACCATGTTGCATCTTACGAGAGGTAAGAGATGGGTAGATGTTAGGATGGTCCTGAGCCCTCTTACCTAGTTTTAGTACACACTGGCTCTAACAAGATTCCTAGTTTGCAGGAAGGGGTAATGGGAGGAATACCTTGGTGCACAGCTCTGTCATATGCCACCGGAGTCCTGCATCAGAAATGAGAGGGGCAACCCTTTCTAAATAACAAAGGATTTCTGGGTAGGACTGCTTCCGGAGAGCATGATAGATATCTAAGAAATCAATTTGTTGCTTTGGGGTCCAGAAATGTCGGATCAGCAGTTGCCTAGGAAACAGGTAcctggaaagaaaaggaatcacAAAGTCACTTGCTGAAACTGGCATGTTTCAATGTAAGCTAAGAAAGCATTAAGCAGACATGAATGCTAggaaagagagatggagacaCTAATTCCCTACCTTACTGTTCTTTCCTGTGAGTTTCAGACCAAAGTTTAAAGATACACCGAAGCACAATTTCAAGCAGCATTACTCAGGTTATGTGAAAAGGAAGCAACAGTGGAATAGGCTTGCACGCAGCAATGAGATACATGTCTCCTTTTGAACTAAAGCATGTGAAGAACATATTTTGGACAGAGCTGGATACTGGATGTGATGCTGACAACCTCAAACTGTAGCACAGTCCCTaagtatatacaaaacagaatttCTCTAATTCATTTCTCTACTCATATGGTTTTATAACATGGTCACAAATTCCCTGGCATTACTCTTATTGAGAAGTGAGGTCTATGTctcctgcttttttaaaatctgtgtgaCTGACAACCAATAGAATAGAGCAGAAGTCAGTATTTGTGACTCTTTTCCAAGGCTAGGTTAGAAGAGGCCATGCGGATTTGTATTTGCTGAAACACTCATTCTTGGAGCCCTGAGCTGCCATTGAAGAAGTCTCACTACCCTGAAGCCACCAAAGAGGCCACATGTAGGCATTCTAGTTGACAGTTCCCATCTTCCAAAGCCATCTCTGTTAAGGCACCAGACATTAAGAGTGACCTTAGACTGTCCAGACTGGTCCATTCACCAGCTAAGTATCAACGAGGGACTTCTGTCAACATCacatggaagagaaaaatcattCACCCACCTGAGCCctgcccaaattcctgaccctTAAAATCATGAAAATGGTGGTCGTTTTAAGCTATTAAGCTGTGAGGTTGTTTGTTATACAGTAGTAGATAACTAGAACAACATGCAAGGTCATAgtttaaaaatgtcttctctgGATATAATGTAAAGTAATAAAGATTTATATTATCAGAATATGAAATACATTTCTCTcctgaagaaaaaaaacctgTCCAAAATTGCTATGCCTCTCAGAGAGTGGGTTACTGCTTCTAGGGATGACGATGATGgtcattatcttatttaacaTCACACAGGGGCAGCTAAGGGAGAGTCCAGGCCACCTACACCCACAGCTATCCGAGTAACCCTGGTGGCTTTTATGAACCTCGGA is a window of Camelus bactrianus isolate YW-2024 breed Bactrian camel chromosome 12, ASM4877302v1, whole genome shotgun sequence DNA encoding:
- the LETMD1 gene encoding LETM1 domain-containing protein 1 isoform X3; translation: MYLFPRQLLIRHFWTPKQQIDFLDIYHALRKQSYPEILCYLERVAPLISDAGLRWHMTELCTKMQHGTHPAVHDILALRECFSNHPLGMNQLHALQMKALSRAMLLTPHLPPVVLRHRLKTHTTVIHQLDKALAKLGIGQLTAQEVKSACYLRGLNSTHIAEERCRTWLGEWLQISCSLKEAELSLLLHNVVLLSTNYIGTSR
- the LETMD1 gene encoding LETM1 domain-containing protein 1 isoform X2, encoding MKGLQMLWADARKARRIKTNMWKHNIKFHQLSYREMEHLRQFRRDVTKCLFLGIISIPPFANYLVFLLMYLFPRQLLIRHFWTPKQQIDFLDIYHALRKQSYPEILCYLERVAPLISDAGLRWHMTELCTKMQHGTHPAVHDILALRECFSNHPLGMNQLHALQMKALSRAMLLTPHLPPVVLRHRLKTHTTVIHQLDKALAKLGIGQLTAQEVKSACYLRGLNSTHIAEERCRTWLGEWLQISCSLKEAELSLLLHNVVLLSTNYIGTSR
- the LETMD1 gene encoding LETM1 domain-containing protein 1 isoform X4, producing MALSRVCWARTALWGSAVLPGPYAARRLQFVRSGLAWGAPRSSKLHLSPKADVKNLISYVVTKTKVINGKYHRFLGRHFPRFYVLYTIFMKVPSRRHQVSFPRYYFHSTLCQLPGLLANMQHGTHPAVHDILALRECFSNHPLGMNQLHALQMKALSRAMLLTPHLPPVVLRHRLKTHTTVIHQLDKALAKLGIGQLTAQEVKSACYLRGLNSTHIAEERCRTWLGEWLQISCSLKEAELSLLLHNVVLLSTNYIGTSR
- the CSRNP2 gene encoding cysteine/serine-rich nuclear protein 2, giving the protein MDAFTGSGLKRKFDDVDVGSSVSNSDDEISSSDSADSCDSLNPPTTASFTPTSILKRQKQLRRKNVRFDQVTVYYFARRQGFTSVPSQGGSSLGMAQRHNSVRSYTLCEFAQEQEVNHREILREHLKEEKLHAKKMKLTKNGTVESVEADGLTLDDVSDEDIDVENVEVDDYFFLQPLPTKRRRALLRASGVHRIDAEEKQELRAIRLSREECGCDCRLYCDPEACACSQAGIKCQVDRMSFPCGCSRDGCGNMAGRIEFNPIRVRTHYLHTIMKLELESKRQVSRPPAPDEEPSPTASCSLAAAQGSETQDFQEFIAENETAVMHLQSAEELERLKAEEDSSGSSASLDSSIESLGVCILEEPLAVPEELCPGLTAPILIQAQLPPGSSVLCFAENSDHPAASTVNNASYLNSGPLVYYQVEQRPVLGVKGEPDTEEVPSSFPKEKDLNVFSLPVTSLVACSPTDPAALCKSEVGKTSTLEALVPEDCNPEEPGNEDFRPSWSPSSLPFRTDNEEGCVVEKTAQRSEDRPPEEPSPELPLAV
- the LETMD1 gene encoding LETM1 domain-containing protein 1 isoform X1, with amino-acid sequence MALSRVCWARTALWGSAVLPGPYAARRLQFVRSGLAWGAPRSSKLHLSPKADVKNLISYVVTKTKVINGKYHRFLGRHFPRFYVLYTIFMKGLQMLWADARKARRIKTNMWKHNIKFHQLSYREMEHLRQFRRDVTKCLFLGIISIPPFANYLVFLLMYLFPRQLLIRHFWTPKQQIDFLDIYHALRKQSYPEILCYLERVAPLISDAGLRWHMTELCTKMQHGTHPAVHDILALRECFSNHPLGMNQLHALQMKALSRAMLLTPHLPPVVLRHRLKTHTTVIHQLDKALAKLGIGQLTAQEVKSACYLRGLNSTHIAEERCRTWLGEWLQISCSLKEAELSLLLHNVVLLSTNYIGTSR